One part of the Sinobacterium caligoides genome encodes these proteins:
- a CDS encoding 3-oxoacyl-ACP reductase, whose product MADQQVANRSMGQKLLSTVGVPMAPSLQRNVKDQAQPFSGQVYIGGTEATPLLAPMLSALQITGAEALQSNDNSSPNYLDSGAAKLNYKVNNLALTEIPAEGVKAAIFDASAIDRSEKLVDVYHFFKPLIGHITSNGRIVLLARTPQTQISPRYHTAQRALQGFVRSLSKEVGRKGITVQLIYVQEGAEAGLIAPLQFLLSPRSAYISGQILHINNPLATLPPLVLAQPLSGQVAVVTGASRGIGEQIARSLARDGAKVIGVDIPQALPTLETVMASIGGRILASDISRDDAPQVIARYSKEAYGKVDILVHNAGITRDKKLRNMPENFWSSTVDINLTAVERITEHLLHEKLLGKGGRVICVSSVSGIAGNMGQTNYGASKAGIIGYVESMAPLLKEYGCTINAVAPGFIETEMTQAIPFVVREVGKRINALGQAGKPEDVANTIAFFAAPGTAMMTGNVIRVCGQSWLGA is encoded by the coding sequence ATGGCCGATCAACAGGTAGCAAACCGCAGCATGGGACAAAAGCTTTTATCAACGGTAGGCGTACCGATGGCGCCGAGTTTGCAGCGCAATGTAAAAGATCAGGCGCAGCCGTTTAGTGGTCAAGTCTATATTGGTGGTACCGAGGCGACGCCGCTTTTGGCGCCGATGTTGTCGGCCTTGCAAATCACGGGCGCAGAGGCGTTGCAAAGCAACGACAATAGCTCGCCGAATTATCTCGATAGCGGCGCGGCAAAGCTCAACTATAAGGTCAACAATTTAGCGTTAACGGAGATACCTGCTGAGGGAGTTAAGGCTGCTATTTTTGATGCCAGCGCGATTGATCGCAGCGAGAAACTTGTCGATGTTTATCATTTTTTCAAACCGCTGATTGGCCACATCACCTCTAACGGGCGTATTGTGCTGCTGGCGAGAACGCCGCAGACCCAGATCTCGCCTCGTTATCATACTGCCCAACGTGCACTGCAGGGCTTTGTCCGTTCGCTGAGCAAAGAGGTGGGACGTAAAGGTATCACCGTTCAGCTAATCTATGTGCAAGAGGGAGCGGAGGCCGGCTTGATCGCCCCGTTGCAATTTTTGTTGTCGCCTCGCTCTGCTTATATCAGCGGTCAGATTTTACATATCAATAACCCTCTGGCAACTCTGCCCCCCCTGGTTTTGGCGCAGCCGTTAAGTGGCCAAGTCGCCGTTGTTACCGGCGCATCGCGTGGTATTGGCGAGCAGATAGCGCGTAGCTTAGCTCGCGACGGGGCGAAGGTCATCGGTGTCGATATCCCCCAGGCGCTACCGACGCTAGAGACCGTCATGGCAAGTATTGGTGGCCGCATATTGGCGTCTGATATTAGTCGCGATGACGCGCCGCAGGTGATCGCGCGTTATAGCAAAGAGGCTTATGGAAAGGTCGATATTTTGGTGCATAACGCCGGTATTACCCGCGATAAAAAACTGCGAAATATGCCGGAAAATTTCTGGTCGTCAACAGTCGATATTAATCTCACTGCGGTCGAGCGAATCACCGAGCATTTATTGCACGAGAAGCTACTGGGCAAAGGCGGGCGAGTAATCTGTGTCTCGTCGGTCAGCGGTATCGCCGGCAATATGGGGCAGACTAACTACGGTGCATCTAAGGCGGGCATCATCGGCTACGTCGAGAGCATGGCGCCGCTACTGAAAGAGTATGGTTGCACCATCAACGCCGTCGCCCCCGGCTTTATTGAGACAGAGATGACTCAGGCAATTCCCTTTGTAGTGCGTGAGGTCGGCAAGCGCATCAACGCCTTAGGCCAAGCCGGTAAGCCAGAAGACGTGGCGAATACCATCGCCTTCTTCGCCGCACCGGGTACCGCTATGATGACGGGCAATGTGATCAGGGTCTGCGGCCAAAGCTGGTTGGGCGCGTAG
- a CDS encoding AraC family transcriptional regulator → MTTQLKDAGTLIRLAYQSMQSMGLDADEVLRRSNLTSQQLYDSSLRTPHQGQSSFWQAAEAVSGDAYIGLSIGDNMPVFKGLVLEYLLISAANYRDGIERIINYQRLISDALDIQIGEDGDYFYLSFRYADSNSQLIDCTLISIARALLLNSDSTLQPQRVELCHSPAANPGAYHRLDRDVGNNILCRYQRAFNCQVTFEKSENRLYYSRQSLLRPSMHSQPELIMFHEQCAEAQLSYLQKQDLIGLVEYNIGKNLSTGEHQLSAIAKQMRLSPASLQQQLEEAGTSYSKLLNDYRHALSLRLLIHSDDSIANIVQRTGFSEPSTFYRAFKRWEAMTPIEYRKKHRLH, encoded by the coding sequence ATGACGACACAGCTAAAAGATGCCGGCACCTTAATACGCCTGGCTTATCAATCTATGCAGTCTATGGGTCTAGACGCCGATGAAGTATTAAGGCGGAGCAATCTTACTAGCCAGCAGCTTTACGACAGCAGCTTGCGCACGCCGCATCAGGGCCAATCATCGTTTTGGCAGGCTGCCGAAGCCGTCTCTGGCGATGCTTACATCGGTCTTAGTATCGGTGATAATATGCCGGTATTTAAAGGCTTAGTACTCGAATATCTACTGATCAGTGCCGCCAACTACCGCGATGGCATTGAGCGCATCATTAACTACCAGCGCCTCATTAGCGACGCCTTGGATATCCAGATTGGCGAAGACGGCGACTACTTCTACTTGAGCTTTCGCTACGCTGACAGCAACAGTCAGTTGATCGACTGTACGCTGATAAGCATCGCCAGAGCGCTGCTATTAAATAGCGATTCGACTTTACAGCCACAGCGCGTCGAACTCTGCCACTCGCCAGCGGCCAACCCCGGCGCTTACCACCGCCTAGATCGTGACGTAGGCAACAATATTCTCTGCCGCTACCAGCGCGCTTTTAACTGCCAGGTGACTTTTGAAAAATCTGAAAATAGGCTTTATTATTCTCGCCAGTCGCTACTACGCCCCTCTATGCACAGCCAGCCAGAGCTGATCATGTTCCACGAACAATGCGCCGAGGCACAGCTAAGTTATTTGCAAAAACAAGATCTTATCGGTCTTGTCGAGTACAACATCGGTAAAAACCTTTCAACCGGCGAGCACCAGTTGAGCGCCATCGCGAAGCAGATGAGGCTATCGCCCGCCAGCTTACAGCAGCAGCTCGAAGAGGCCGGTACCAGCTACAGCAAACTGCTTAACGATTATCGTCACGCCCTGTCGCTACGGCTACTTATCCACAGTGACGACAGCATTGCCAATATCGTTCAGCGTACAGGCTTCTCCGAACCCAGCACCTTCTATCGCGCTTTTAAACGCTGGGAGGCAATGACGCCTATCGAGTACCGCAAAAAACATCGCCTGCACTAG